The Calditerrivibrio sp. genomic interval CTTTTCGCCTTAAAAATTTCCGTGCCATGGTATTCCCTCTGTTCTTTTATGACTCTGTAGATAGGACAATTGTATTTATCAAGAGAGTGAAGATGAAACATTTCATGGGCGGATTTACCGATTAGATCGCCCCTTTCATAACCCAGAATTTCGGTAACCGCTTTATTCATGAAAACCATATTTCCCTGTTCATCCATAACATACAACCCATTGTGTATGGTTGATAATATACTTTCTATATAGGACTCCTTCTGTTTTAGCTTTTCATTCTTGTTGAGTATTAAAATGAAAAAGAATGATATTAAAGCACCCTCTATCAAAACAAGTAACAAATCAAACTTAAATTTATCAAACATAGATTTTAAATAAGGGGAGTGGGAGATGGATATAAGAGCTGCAGCAACATTATTTTTTGTATCCTTTATCGGAGTTATAATTACCTCATAATAAGTCTCTCCGATATGTGTATAATGAGTAGCCATTACACCTCTGTTCAGATCTTCTACAAATATTGGTTTCCTTGCCACAGTCTCAAGAGCTTTGAGGTGTTCTTTGTCTATGGGTTTTAGACTATCATGAAGTTCCCTGTCAGGATCCTCTACCACCCAATCTTTGCTAAAAAAGATCTCTTTATAGAGGGACCTTTGAGGTGTAAAAAGTTTAGACAGGTTCTCTTTTCTAATCAGTGCTAAAAAATCTCTGTCCGAGTATAACTCACTTATAGATTGCCTAATTGTCTCAAAAGGAAATGAGATCTCAACACTACCCAGATGTTCTGAATTGTATATGATTGGATATACATTTCTAAAACCGGATATTATTTTTCCTGACTCAAAGGTTCTCACCACTTTAAGACTTGAATTGGCAAGTACAACATCAGGTCTTTCAACAACTAATGAATCACCAAACCTATCAGGAGCATGCATTCGCAATAAAGATTCTGCCTTAACAGTGTGGAAATGAAACTGTCTTACACCTTTTAATTTCAGTTTATTATATATTGGGAACATTTCTCTATACAAATCAAGCCTGAGTTTATTTTTTGAAACATTGTCTGCATTTTTGAACTTTCTTAGGATATCTATTACTTTACTATTGGCCAATATATAACTATCATAATAGGCATCAGCTTCATTGTTATGTCCTTCTGTAGTACTTGTCCAAATTCTATGTTGGTCTAAAGCTTGTATCTTGAGATAGTTTTCCAAAATCATCCTATGATTATAATAGACAAAAGAAAGTGAGAAACCAAGAATCAATAGGAAAATAATCAAAAATCTCTGGATTACTAATTTGTTAATCATATATCTTTCTTAAAATATCTGGAGTAAGCATCTTTTTTAATAAACTGTATCTTTGGTCATCAAATTTTGTAAAACCGTTGCCCCCTATTTTCAATTGAGTAAATGTCTCTTTTGGTGATTCAAGCAGAAGTTTTTTTATATTCTCAATATCCTTATCCTTCACCGTTTTCTTATTGGCAATAATAACAAAAGCTGGATATTCGTCGGTATATTCTATCGCCTTAGCCCCTAAGTCTCTATATTTAAGATAAATATCCTCTTTTACACCTCCAGCATCGTAAAAACCTGCTAAAACCTGTTTTAAAACCTCTTCATGATTATTTAAATACTGATATT includes:
- a CDS encoding PhnD/SsuA/transferrin family substrate-binding protein: SQQTSKPLYFHYVDSHKDLLNLIINDKIDFAYLGPVPYLLLTSKYKHVEPLAEVLEKDGKPTYRCVLFIASDKEKVTIKKLALTNPISTCGYVSMKYLLKKRKIDIDKIEYQYLNNHEEVLKQVLAGFYDAGGVKEDIYLKYRDLGAKAIEYTDEYPAFVIIANKKTVKDKDIENIKKLLLESPKETFTQLKIGGNGFTKFDDQRYSLLKKMLTPDILRKIYD